Within bacterium, the genomic segment GCGGCGCGGAGCGGGCGCGTCCCGAAACTTCCTCCGCGCGGCCGCTTGCCTGCGCCGGGGCGGGAATCCCATAATCACCGCGTAGAGGAAGTGTCGGCGCGGATCTCGCTCGGGGGCGAATGGACTCGACGGGGTTCGGAAAGCGCAGGCGGCACGCCGAGGTTCCTGGTTCCTCGTTAAACACCGGGACGCTTAAACTAAGCGCCAACACTGAACTTCCTCTGGCTGCTTAACTAAACTAAGCAGTCCGTCCTCCGCCGCCCGCCCGTGGGCGGCGGTTCCGGGCGTCATTGGACGCGGGCTGGCCATTCCGTCGCTGGCCCGGCGGCGGAAGGCGAGACCAACGGGCTGGCGGACGGCGAGCCTGCCCTTCGGCGCGCCGAAAGCGAGATCCAAACGAAGCGGCTAAGCGTGTAGAAGCCTGTCGTGGACCAATCTCGGACGCGGGTTCGATTCCCGCCGCCTCCACCACCATCCAAGACCCCGGCCCGGGCGGCCGGGGTTTCTTGTTTCCGCGCGAACGGCCTGGCGACGTTCCGCGAGCCGGCAGCCCGCGGCCGATCGAATACAATCGCCGCGTCGCCGATCCGGGCGGCGGACGGGCGTTCGACGTCGAGGGGGGAATACATGGACGGGACGGGGGACTCGCTGGGGATCTTCGTTCGGGCCGTGGCGTTCGCGGCGGAGAGGCACCGGAGGCAGCGGCGCGACGACGCCGAGTCGTCTCCCTACATCAACCATCCGATCGCCGTGGCCGACGTGCTGGCGAACGAGGGCGGCGTCGCCGACCCGACCGTTCTCTGCGCGGCCGCGCTGCACGACACCGTCGAGGACACCGCGACCACGCCCGCCGAACTCGAGGCCGCCTTCGGGCCGAAGATCGCCTCGGTCGTGGGCGAGGTGACCGACGACATGTCGCTGGAGAAGGCGGAGCGCAAGCGGCGGCAGATCGAGCGCGCGGCGCGCATCTCGCGCGAGGCGAAGCTGGTCAAGCTCGCCGACAAGATCTGCAACCTGCGGGACATCCTCGCCGCGCCCCCGGCGGACTGGACGGCGGAGCGGAAGCGCGCCTACTTCGACTGGGCGGCGCTGGTCGTCGCCGGCGTGCGCGGCGTCCACCCCGTCCTCGAGGCGGAGTTCGATCGGCTGCTGGCGCGCCGCGACGAGCTCCGCTGAGGCGCGGGCGGCGCGAAGGCGGGGCGCCGATCAAGCCGTCCATCAGTTCGGACACGCGCGGTTCGTCGCTTCGCTCGTCGCGCCGTCGATCGCCGCCGCCGCAGCCCCGCCGCCGCGGCGACGACCGCGTCACGTGATCCAGGAGCTGACCTGCTCGCTCTTCCACTTCCCGCCTTCCTTCCGCAGGCGGAGCGTCTCGCCGTACCACTGCGCGTTCCAGATCACGAGCGCCTTCGTCCCGGAGTGATCGACGAAGACCTTGATCAACGCGGGGAAGTGGACGCCGAACCGCTTCCGCGCGAGCTCGGCTTCCGCGGGAGCGAGAACGACGACGCGCCCGCCGAACGACAGCCCGGCGAAGTCCCGGCGGTCGCCTTCGATGAACGTCGTCCTGCGGGACGTCAAGGCCACGCCGTCGAGGCGCATCGCGGACGAGTCCGTCCCGGCCGCGTCCTGCCCGCCCGGATCGCCGGTCAAGATCGGCTTCAGCGCTCCGTCGTCGGAAGCGGCGGCCAGTGCCGCGGCGATCACTTCCCCGCGCAAGGACGGCTTGGCCGAGCCCGCGACGTGGGGCAAGGGATCGGCCCCGTCGGGAATGCCGTCGCCGTCGCTGTCCGCGACGAGCGGGTCGGTCAGCAGTCGCTCCTCGGCCAGGTCGGTCAGCCCGTCGCCGTCGCTGTCCCGCTCGAGGTCGGCCCACGCGGCGTCGAGGTACAACCCCGACTGCTCCCGCTTGAAGGAGCGCGAAATGGGCGGCAAGGAAATCACGCTCGTGTCCAGCTCGCGGATGTCCGCCTCGATGTGCAGATGGTCGCCGGCGACGAGCGGCAGGCGGGAGAACGAGCGGATCGAATACGGCTGCATCGTCCGCAGGCCGGTGTAGAGGGGACGGCCCCAGGTCTTCCCGCCGTCTTCCGAGCGGACGATCCAGTACGCGCCGCCGGAAATCTCGCCCACGGGGTCGTAGTCTTGAGCAAGCCCGATCGCGGTCACCCGCCGGCCGTCTCGTTCGACGCGCACCGGAAAGAGCCCCG encodes:
- a CDS encoding HD domain-containing protein — translated: MGIFVRAVAFAAERHRRQRRDDAESSPYINHPIAVADVLANEGGVADPTVLCAAALHDTVEDTATTPAELEAAFGPKIASVVGEVTDDMSLEKAERKRRQIERAARISREAKLVKLADKICNLRDILAAPPADWTAERKRAYFDWAALVVAGVRGVHPVLEAEFDRLLARRDELR